One part of the Anaeromyxobacter sp. Fw109-5 genome encodes these proteins:
- a CDS encoding bacteriohemerythrin — translation MPYVDSSQLPDLPLAFMNRDHAEEFRLLEELGQALEAHGQGSGTTDEILQRLAVLAVKTREHFLHEESVMREAAFPAYLPHKMEHDRVLAEMDAEAKAFRERGDTKRLRRYLIDSVPRWFVAHTTSMDVVTAGFVAARRTPR, via the coding sequence ATGCCCTACGTCGATTCGAGCCAGCTCCCGGACCTGCCGCTCGCCTTCATGAACCGCGACCACGCCGAGGAGTTCCGCCTCCTCGAGGAGCTCGGGCAGGCGCTCGAGGCGCACGGGCAGGGGAGCGGGACGACCGACGAGATCCTGCAGCGCCTCGCGGTGCTCGCGGTCAAGACGCGCGAGCACTTCCTGCACGAGGAGTCGGTGATGCGCGAGGCCGCCTTCCCCGCCTACCTGCCGCACAAGATGGAGCACGACCGCGTCCTCGCCGAGATGGACGCCGAGGCGAAGGCGTTCCGGGAGCGGGGGGACACGAAGCGGCTGCGCCGGTACCTGATCGACTCGGTGCCCCGCTGGTTCGTGGCGCACACGACCTCGATGGACGTCGTGACGGCCGGCTTCGTGGCGGCCCGCCGAACCCCGCGCTGA